In Nematostella vectensis chromosome 2, jaNemVect1.1, whole genome shotgun sequence, one genomic interval encodes:
- the LOC5521105 gene encoding neurogenic locus Notch protein isoform X29, producing the protein MATPFLSLAVALLALGYTVVAHRECQHYKVLNTADRASTRSQGNVLKCDQKEILTKAWYRFEGAAGSAMPTSPVPINRCGTHAPGWMEGSHPTVAEGIVTRKVCYHWSGKPCHWNNAIRVRSCGGFYVYELNRPPVCHLRYCGNGVSAPSKPLECRSYKKLDTADRAAGRPRGNVLKCDQKEILTKAWYRFEGAAGSAMPTSLVPINRCGTHAPGWMEGSHPTVAEGIVTRKVCYHWSGKTCHWNNAIRVRNCGGFYVYELNRPPVCHLRYCGNAEFDVNECSKNPCKNGGVCKNEHGGYSCACKAGFTGKNCEQDVNECSVNPCKNGGVCKNEHGGYSCACKAGFTGKNCEQAPSKPLECRSYKKLDTADRAAGRPRGNVLKCDQKEILTKAWYRFEGAAGSAMPTSLVPINRCGTHAPGWMEGSHPTVAEGIVVRKVCYHWSGKTCHWNNAIRVRNCGGFYVYELNRPPVCHLRYCGNAEFDVNECSKNPCKNGGVCKNEHGGYSCACKVGFTGKNCEQAPSKPRECRSYKKLDTADRAAGRPRGNVLKCDQKEILTKAWYRFEGAAGSAMPTSLVPINRCGTHAPGWMEGSHPTVAEGIVVRKVCYHWSGKTCHWNNAIRVRNCGGFYVYELNRPPVCHLRYCGNAEFDVNECSINPCKNGGVCKNEHGGYSCACKAGFTGKNCEQDVNECSVNPCKNGGVCKNEHGGYSCACKAGFTGKNCEQAPSKPRECRSYKKLDTADRAAGRPRGNVLKCDQKEILTKAWYRFEGAAGSAMPTSLVPINRCGTHAPGWMEGSHPTVAEGIVVRKVCYHWSGKTCHWNNAIRVRNCGGFYVYELNRPPVCHLRYCGNAEFDVNECSINPCKNGGVCKNEHGGYSCACKAGFTGKNCEQDVNECSVNPCKNGGVCKNEHGGYSCACKAGFTGKNCEQAPSKPLECRSYKKLDTADRAAGRPRGNVLKCDQKEILTKAWYRFEGAAGSAMPTSLVPINRCGTHAPGWMEGSHPTVAEGIVTRKVCYHWSGKTCHWNNAIRVRNCGGFYVYELNRPPVCHLRYCGNAEFETCSSKPCKNGGTCREVNGAYSCTCKSGFTGKNCEQDVNECSKNPCKNGGVCKNEHGGYSCACKVGFTGKICEQDVNECSENPCKNGGVCKNEHGGYSCACKAGFTGKNCEQDVNECSENPCKNGGVCKNEHGGYSCACKAGFTGKNCEQDVNECSKNPCQNGGVCKNEHGGYSCACKAGFTGKICEQDVNECNKNPCQNGGVCKNEHGGYSCTCKAGFTGKNCEQDVNECSKNPCKNGGVCKNEHGGYSCACKAGFTGKICEQDVNECSENPCKNGGVCKNEHGGYSCACKAGFTGKNCEQDVNECSENPCKNGGVCKNEHGGYSCACKAGFMGKNCEQDVNECSKNPCQNGGVCKNEHGGYSCACKAGFTGKNCEQDVNECSKNPCKNDGVCKNEHGGYSCACKAGFTGKNCEQDMNECSKNPCQNGGVCKNKHGGYSCACKAGFTGKNCEQDVNECSKYPCQNGGVCKNEHGGYSCACKAEFTGKNCEQDVNECSKNPCKNGGVCKNEHGGYSCTCKAGFTGKTCEQDVNECSKNPCKNGGVCKNEHGGYSCACKAEFTGKNCEQDVNECSKNPCKNGGVCKNEHGGYSCTCKAGFTGKICEQDVNECSKNPCKNGGVCKNEHGGHSCTCKAGFTGKNCEQDVNECSKNPCKNGGVCKNEHGGYSCTCKAGFTGKNCEQDVNECSTNPCQNGGVCKNEHGGYSCVCKAGFTGKNCEQDVDECAGVNPCHHGGVCSNSHGGYSCKCASGYTGKNCEQDKNECKVNPCLNNGKCINTPGSYKCNCIDEYTGKHCETEPQEPGAPKYKELGCYKDNGNDKNKPRRTIPEMIANFRPQIDWHDMSKTVNECAKHAKEKGYEIFGVQFYGECYSGPTAEIDYERDGKAERGKCWAGVGGPSTNMVYRIE; encoded by the exons ATGGCGACTCCTTTCCTATCGCTAGCAGTTGCACTGCT GGCCTTGGGTTACACGGTTGTTGCACATAGag AGTGTCAGCATTATAAAGTATTAAACACCGCCGACCGTGCGTCAACAAGGTCCCAAGGTAACGTCCTCAAATGTGATCAGAAAGAGATCCTAACCAAGGCCTGGTACCGATTTGAAGGCGCCGCCGGGTCTGCCATGCCTACATCGCCCGTCCCTATCAACAGGTGTGGTACCCACGCTCCGGGCTGGATGGAGGGATCACACCCAACAGTCGCAGAGGGTATTGTCACCCGTAAAGTCTGTTATCACTGGAGTGGTAAACCCTGCCATTGGAACAACGCTATTCGCGTCAGAAGCTGTGGGGGGTTTTACGTGTACGAGCTCAACAGACCGCCTGTTTGTCATCTTCGTTACTGTGGCAACGGAGTATCAG cccCGTCGAAACCACTAG AATGCCGAAGCTACAAAAAGCTCGACACAGCAGACCGTGCAGCTGGGAGACCGAGGGGTAACGTCCTCAAATGTGATCAGAAAGAGATCCTAACCAAGGCCTGGTACCGATTTGAAGGCGCCGCCGGGTCTGCCATGCCTACATCGCTCGTCCCTATCAACAGATGTGGTACCCACGCTCCGGGCTGGATGGAGGGATCACACCCAACAGTTGCAGAGGGTATTGTCACCCGTAAAGTCTGTTATCACTGGAGTGGTAAAACCTGCCATTGGAACAACGCTATTCGCGTCAGAAACTGTGGGGGTTTTTACGTGTACGAGCTCAACAGACCGCCTGTCTGTCATCTTCGTTACTGTGGCAACGCGGAATTTG ATGTGAATGAATGCAGCAAAAATCCGTGCAAAAATGGCGGAGTATGCAAAAACGAACATGGTGGATACTCTTGTGCTTGCAAAGCAGGATTCACGGGCAAAAACTGTGAACAAG ATGTGAATGAATGCAGCGTAAACCCGTGCAAAAATGGCGGAGTATGCAAAAACGAACATGGTGGATACTCTTGTGCTTGCAAAGCAGGATTCACGGGCAAAAACTGTGAACAAG cccCGTCGAAACCACTAG AATGCCGAAGCTACAAAAAGCTCGACACAGCAGACCGTGCCGCTGGGAGACCGAGGGGTAACGTCCTCAAATGTGATCAGAAAGAGATCCTAACCAAGGCCTGGTACCGATTTGAAGGCGCCGCCGGGTCTGCCATGCCTACATCGCTCGTCCCTATCAACAGATGTGGTACCCACGCTCCGGGCTGGATGGAGGGATCACACCCAACAGTTGCAGAGGGTATTGTCGTCCGTAAAGTCTGTTATCACTGGAGTGGTAAAACCTGCCATTGGAACAACGCTATTCGCGTCAGAAACTGTGGGGGTTTTTACGTGTACGAGCTCAACAGACCGCCTGTCTGTCATCTTCGTTACTGTGGCAACGCGGAATTTG ATGTGAATGAATGCAGCAAAAATCCGTGCAAAAATGGCGGAGTATGCAAAAACGAACATGGTGGATACTCTTGTGCTTGCAAAGTAGGATTCACGGGCAAAAACTGTGAACAAG cccCGTCGAAACCACGAG AATGCCGAAGCTACAAAAAGCTCGACACAGCAGACCGTGCCGCTGGGAGACCGAGGGGTAACGTCCTCAAATGTGATCAGAAAGAGATCCTAACCAAGGCCTGGTACCGATTTGAAGGCGCCGCCGGGTCTGCCATGCCTACATCGCTCGTCCCTATCAACAGATGTGGTACCCACGCTCCGGGCTGGATGGAGGGATCACACCCAACAGTTGCAGAGGGTATTGTCGTCCGTAAAGTCTGTTATCACTGGAGTGGTAAAACCTGCCATTGGAACAACGCTATTCGCGTCAGAAACTGTGGGGGGTTTTACGTGTACGAGCTCAACAGACCGCCTGTCTGTCATCTTCGTTACTGTGGCAACGCGGAATTTG ATGTGAATGAATGCAGCATAAACCCGTGCAAAAATGGCGGTGTATGCAAAAACGAACATGGTGGATACTCTTGTGCTTGCAAAGCAGGATTCACGGGCAAAAACTGTGAACAAG ATGTGAATGAATGCAGCGTAAACCCGTGCAAAAATGGCGGAGTATGCAAAAACGAACATGGTGGATACTCTTGTGCTTGCAAAGCAGGATTCACGGGCAAAAACTGTGAACAAG cccCGTCGAAACCACGAG AATGCCGAAGCTACAAAAAGCTCGACACAGCAGACCGTGCCGCTGGGAGACCGAGGGGTAACGTCCTCAAATGTGATCAGAAAGAGATCCTAACCAAGGCCTGGTACCGATTTGAAGGCGCCGCCGGGTCTGCCATGCCTACATCGCTCGTCCCTATCAACAGATGTGGTACCCACGCTCCGGGCTGGATGGAGGGATCACACCCAACAGTTGCAGAGGGTATTGTCGTCCGTAAAGTCTGTTATCACTGGAGTGGTAAAACCTGCCATTGGAACAACGCTATTCGCGTCAGAAACTGTGGGGGGTTTTACGTGTACGAGCTCAACAGACCGCCTGTCTGTCATCTTCGTTACTGTGGCAACGCGGAATTTG ATGTGAATGAATGCAGCATAAACCCGTGCAAAAATGGCGGTGTATGCAAAAACGAACATGGTGGATACTCTTGTGCTTGCAAAGCAGGATTCACGGGCAAAAACTGTGAACAAG ATGTGAATGAATGCAGCGTAAACCCGTGCAAAAATGGCGGAGTATGCAAAAACGAACATGGTGGATACTCTTGTGCTTGCAAAGCAGGATTCACGGGCAAAAACTGTGAACAAG cccCGTCGAAACCACTAG AATGCCGAAGCTACAAAAAGCTCGACACAGCAGACCGTGCAGCTGGGAGACCGAGGGGTAACGTCCTCAAATGTGATCAGAAAGAGATCCTAACCAAGGCCTGGTACCGATTTGAAGGCGCCGCCGGGTCTGCCATGCCTACATCGCTCGTCCCTATCAACAGATGTGGTACCCACGCCCCGGGCTGGATGGAGGGATCACACCCAACAGTTGCAGAGGGTATTGTCACCCGTAAAGTCTGTTATCACTGGAGTGGTAAAACCTGCCATTGGAACAACGCTATTCGCGTCAGAAACTGTGGGGGGTTTTACGTGTACGAGCTCAACAGACCGCCTGTCTGTCATCTTCGTTACTGTGGCAACGCGGAATTTG aaacatgCAGTTCTAAACCGTGTAAGAATGGAGGAACTTGTCGTGAGGTCAATGGAGCATATAGTTGCACGTGCAAGAGTGGATTTACTGGGAAAAACTGCGAACAAG ATGTGAATGAATGCAGCAAAAACCCGTGCAAAAATGGCGGAGTGTGCAAAAACGAACATGGTGGATACTCTTGTGCTTGCAAAGTAGGATTTACGGGCAAAATCTGTGAACAAG ATGTGAACGAATGCAGCGAAAACCCGTGCAAAAATGGCGGAGTGTGCAAAAACGAACATGGTGGATACTCTTGTGCTTGCAAAGCAGGATTCACGGGCAAAAACTGTGAACAAG ATGTAAATGAATGCAGCGAAAACCCGTGCAAAAATGGCGGAGTATGCAAAAACGAACATGGCGGATACTCTTGCGCTTGCAAAGCAGGATTTACGGGCAAAAACTGCGAACAAG ATGTGAATGAATGCAGCAAAAATCCGTGCCAAAATGGCGGAGTATGCAAAAACGAACATGGCGGATACTCTTGCGCTTGCAAAGCAGGATTCACGGGCAAAATCTGCGAACAAG ATGTGAATGAATGCAACAAAAATCCGTGCCAAAATGGCGGAGTATGCAAAAACGAACATGGGGGATACTCTTGCACTTGCAAAGCAGGATTCACGGGCAAAAACTGCGAACAAG ATGTGAATGAATGTAGCAAAAACCCGTGCAAAAATGGCGGAGTATGCAAAAACGAACATGGTGGATACTCTTGTGCTTGCAAAGCAGGATTCACGGGCAAAATCTGCGAACAAG ATGTGAACGAATGCAGCGAAAACCCGTGCAAAAATGGCGGAGTGTGCAAAAACGAACATGGTGGATACTCTTGTGCTTGCAAAGCAGGATTCACGGGCAAAAACTGTGAACAAG ATGTGAATGAATGCAGCGAAAACCCGTGCAAAAATGGCGGAGTATGCAAAAACGAACATGGCGGATACTCTTGCGCTTGCAAAGCAGGATTTATGGGCAAAAACTGCGAACAAG ATGTGAATGAATGCAGCAAAAATCCGTGCCAAAATGGCGGAGTATGCAAAAACGAACATGGCGGATACTCTTGCGCTTGCAAAGCAGGATTCACGGGCAAAAACTGTGAACAAG ATGTGAATGAATGTAGCAAAAACCCGTGCAAAAATGACGGAGTATGCAAAAACGAACATGGCGGATACTCTTGCGCTTGCAAAGCAGGATTCACGGGCAAAAACTGCGAACAAG ATATGAATGAATGCAGCAAAAATCCGTGCCAAAATGGCGGAGTATGCAAAAACAAACATGGTGGATACTCTTGCGCTTGCAAAGCAGGATTCACGGGCAAAAACTGCGAACAAG ATGTAAATGAATGCAGCAAATATCCGTGCCAAAATGGCGGGGTATGCAAAAACGAACATGGCGGATACTCTTGCGCTTGCAAAGCAGAATTCACTGGCAAAAACTGCGAACAAG ATGTGAATGAATGCAGCAAAAACCCGTGCAAAAATGGCGGAGTATGCAAAAACGAACATGGGGGATACTCTTGCACTTGCAAAGCAGGATTCACGGGCAAAACCTGCGAACAAG ATGTGAATGAATGCAGCAAAAACCCGTGCAAAAATGGCGGAGTATGCAAAAACGAACATGGCGGATACTCTTGCGCTTGCAAAGCAGAATTCACGGGCAAAAACTGCGAACAAG ATGTGAATGAATGCAGCAAAAACCCGTGCAAAAATGGCGGAGTATGCAAAAACGAACATGGCGGATACTCTTGCACTTGCAAAGCAGGATTTACGGGCAAAATCTGTGAACAAG ATGTGAATGAATGCAGCAAAAACCCGTGCAAAAATGGCGGAGTATGCAAAAACGAACATGGTGGACACTCTTGCACCTGCAAAGCAGGATTTACGGGCAAAAACTGTGAACAAG ATGTAAATGAATGCAGCAAAAACCCGTGCAAAAATGGCGGAGTATGCAAAAACGAACATGGCGGATACTCTTGCACTTGCAAGGCGGGATTTACGGGCAAGAACTGCGAACAAG ATGTGAATGAATGCAGCACAAATCCGTGCCAAAATGGCGGAGTATGCAAAAACGAACATGGCGGATACTCTTGCGTTTGTAAGGCAGGTTTTACGGGAAAAAACTGCGAACAGG ATGTTGACGAATGTGCCGGCGTCAACCCGTGTCATCATGGCGGAGTCTGCTCTAACAGCCATGGAGGATACAGTTGTAAATGCGCGTCCGGGTACACCGGAAAGAACTGCGAACAAG ATAAAAATGAGTGTAAGGTGAATCCATGCTTGAATAATGGCAAGTGTATCAACACTCCGGGAAGCTACAAGTGCAACTGCATCGATGAGTACACCGGGAAACATTGTGAAACGG aACCTCAAGAACCGGGAGCAC CCAAGTACAAGGAGCTTGGATGCTACAAGGACAACGGCAACGACAAAAACAAGCCGAGACGAACTATCCCTGAAATGATTGCAAATTTTAGACCACAAATCGACTGGCATGACATGAGCAAGACTGTTAACGAATGTGCTAAACACGCCAAAGAAAAAGG GTACGAGATTTTCGGAGTTCAATTCTACGGTGAATGCTACAGTGGTCCTACTGCTGAGATAGACTATGAACGAGATGGCAAGGCGGAAAGGGGAAAGTGCTGGGCCGGTGTAGGGGGTCCTAGCACTAACATGGTATACAGGATTGAATAA